aatatcataatatttattttgcaaaTTTAGCATTCTactaacttttttatttaaattttgaaatattatttgtttcttATCAGCTGTTTTTTCGATTATCTCGTTAACTAAAccagtattttttttattaaaaaaagacgttaaagaattatttatgatgttaccttttttaaaagcaaCTTTGTTCgatttgtaaatataatcatttatattattactgatatcgtaatttattatttggCAATTATCAAATAGTACACCTctacttaatatatttgtacaaatcaaaatatttgttttattttttttaaaatctctataatttttacttctaTCTTTATAATTCATTTCGTTGTGAATGCAACTAACTTTATATTTCAGCTCTGACAAAATCTCTGCTACATTCATTACACTTTTTCTAgtattacaaaatattacatatctGTTAAAAAACTGAGAACATTTGAAGTCTCCTCCTACTTTCTTTACGTCTTTATTATTCAATAGTTCAAGTAATAAAGAAatcttttccttatttttgctattaataaatatgtgtttCATTTCGCTGCTAATATTATGACTGTTCATGTTAATTATTTGTTGAGTATATTTGcttcttatattattactcaAAAATTCACTTATACAAAATGTTTTTGTGGCTGACACAAATATTGATATAGGGATGTTTGAGTTAAGcgtgttttttatattttcaacgctgtcactttttttaataatgatTTTTTCATCACTTATTGCTTTATTTGTTATTCGAACAGCTTCGATATTATTTGAGCGTGtgttttttttagaaattcTTGCATgttcagaattttttttggGCAAGTCTGCTGCTTCGTCGTTTTTTTTGGACAAGTTTGCTGCTTTGTCGTTTTTTTTGGACAAGTTTGCTGCTTCGTCGTTTTTTTTGGACAAGTTTGCTGCTTCGTCGTTTTTTTTGGACAAGTTTGCTGCTTCGTCGTTTTTTTTGGACAAGCTTGCTGCTTCTTCGTTTACTTTGGACACACTTATTTTTTCGTCATAGTTGCTATTCTCAGGCTCTTCCCCCTTGTAATCATACCCATACGCAACTTCTTCTTTGCTTATTCTTCCATAATATTTATCAGCACCACCATCGATCcttccttcttttttgtaCATACTGCCGTCTACATCCTGTCCGCATCCCTCATAATTGTTTGTCGTTCTTCCTGTTCTTTGGTCCATGCCCCCGCTTTTCTCTTTTTGCATTTCTTCTGCTTCATCGTCagtaaaattctttttacttCCCTTCCAAACTCCACTATAATACGTCTGTTCCTTTATGCCACTTGTAATTCCCCCCTTGCGCCTACTCTTTTCACATTCGTTTTCTAAGTCTGTCGCTTTTTTTTCACTGGAAAGTTGAGATGATTCATTGAGCGTATCGTCATTTGTTATAGTACTTcgaaaataatacatattagtataattttttacgtGGTTAAAAATTAGTTGcaactttttttcattaaaaacaTTGCATAATGTTTCAGATTCTTCAACaatcaaatattttaaaaatttaaaattatataaatgtttatttttgcaaTTGTCTACTTTCTCAAAAATTTTATCCGGTGTTCCTATTAAAATATCAACattgtaatttattatattactatctttatttttatttttttttttatttttaaaaaaatcgtttctatttaaaaattcagcTGTAGCATTGCGATAGTTATATGTTTCGTCCGAgttataatttacattttcatttttatatcctGAAAAAGATTCTACATGATATTTCTTTATggacttttttttattcaaataacCTCCAGTTAACAACTCGATGtttatatcaaaattttttaaaaatgaaaaaagttcACAAGCTGCTTCCCTTGTATTTGTCAAAATTATTGCATAGGGGAAAAACACATTTTTCTTATGTTTTAAGCAATTAagtttgttattttttttatttttaatataactaCTATTTGTAGTATAATTGTTgtattttctaatatataaatagcgATTAcgtattttatacttttcatatgatatattaaaaaacaaattatctttatttttaagacattttaatttttcttttttacgaaataatttattttgaaactttttataattatatttatttaaaaaatggtaaaagtTTGACAAAttttgcataattttttgattatttGTGTAAAAATTGTCTAATATGGGAAGAAAATAACTTAATGTTTTTCCAGTATTATCAGGACTGATAATTACATACACATCGTTGAAGCATTTTTGTTCATTCGAAATAcatttcatttcattatttGATTCGTTCGTCTTTTCTGTACTTTTGTTActcttcttttcatttttataataactaTCAATCTGTTTGTACTTATCCATATCATAAAAATTGCTCTTCAtatttaaattcatttttaaatatgtattaatcTGCATTCTACTTCTTAGTATTGCATTGTACAA
This genomic interval from Plasmodium brasilianum strain Bolivian I chromosome 1, whole genome shotgun sequence contains the following:
- a CDS encoding RNA helicase, which codes for MIKNSYFRSLVNEEKYSFCNMFRYRFFGSRAKINVKRGRRTPVSEEIEIGNNKNGLTSDGKLVGYNNTNEGDHNKDEWEEENLSGANLNKRNLKISMNTTNRSGTTMSSTKISTNVSEELRKCSFLDFNFKTDIYLKLNELKIFNPTQIQQNVIPVLLHGKEKPRIESNEIRMCEGTNLYNAILRSRMQINTYLKMNLNMKSNFYDMDKYKQIDSYYKNEKKSNKSTEKTNESNNEMKCISNEQKCFNDVYVIISPDNTGKTLSYFLPILDNFYTNNQKIMQNLSNFYHFLNKYNYKKFQNKLFRKKEKLKCLKNKDNLFFNISYEKYKIRNRYLYIRKYNNYTTNSSYIKNKKNNKLNCLKHKKNVFFPYAIILTNTREAACELFSFLKNFDINIELLTGGYLNKKKSIKKYHVESFSGYKNENVNYNSDETYNYRNATAEFLNRNDFFKNKKKNKNKDSNIINYNVDILIGTPDKIFEKVDNCKNKHLYNFKFLKYLIVEESETLCNVFNEKKLQLIFNHVKNYTNMYYFRSTITNDDTLNESSQLSSEKKATDLENECEKSRRKGGITSGIKEQTYYSGVWKGSKKNFTDDEAEEMQKEKSGGMDQRTGRTTNNYEGCGQDVDGSMYKKEGRIDGGADKYYGRISKEEVAYGYDYKGEEPENSNYDEKISVSKVNEEAASLSKKNDEAANLSKKNDEAANLSKKNDEAANLSKKNDKAANLSKKNDEAADLPKKNSEHARISKKNTRSNNIEAVRITNKAISDEKIIIKKSDSVENIKNTLNSNIPISIFVSATKTFCISEFLSNNIRSKYTQQIINMNSHNISSEMKHIFINSKNKEKISLLLELLNNKDVKKVGGDFKCSQFFNRYVIFCNTRKSVMNVAEILSELKYKVSCIHNEMNYKDRSKNYRDFKKNKTNILICTNILSRGVLFDNCQIINYDISNNINDYIYKSNKVAFKKGNIINNSLTSFFNKKNTGLVNEIIEKTADKKQIIFQNLNKKVSRMLNLQNKYYDIVKKKKKYQKRGGRKALHISPRRNCMSKKNKILSKKLYFYHKMNIERKRLIKKGILKAHEKIPRYPNRKAEVYDSNEYNSVRKMDDGALQILAKKRKTKKDKEVEEANYESDTIILNDMPTYEDEAKIKEKKHQKKTYF